The following are encoded in a window of Campylobacterota bacterium genomic DNA:
- a CDS encoding ankyrin repeat domain-containing protein translates to MKSIKNITSLMIVGLLLVDTSFAYTDAELRLAKCIKKFDRSDSKLIQTAEKGSLKDLKIALNDSGVKINEVGQLSGMTALMYASRNGNKDMVALLLNKGACPHVRSRWGDNTALREAVKGNHKKIVKLLLDTPSKNSDLLRLSLGYALIEAAKNGYQDIVELLLANGADPNVKGDPDAQSCITSTTALIEASGQGHTNIVKLLLSKGANPNIETSATSTTALHQASSQGHTDIVKLLLANNADPNIRNIWGATALELAKREKHKKIIALFKGSTVALDDALMSAIVNGDAKAVKAHIDAGANVNTRDGNNNPALNKAAEKGYTEIVRILIDAGADVNATDAFGLTALFFAIDKGYVETVKILMAKGTAQDSKGLEDAFMSTVYRGNAELVEALLNERASSMRKDTLETACMMTRDKRIINAIKEVLQ, encoded by the coding sequence ATGAAATCTATAAAAAATATTACTTCATTAATGATTGTAGGATTGCTGCTCGTTGATACAAGCTTTGCATATACCGATGCTGAGCTTCGACTGGCAAAATGTATTAAAAAATTCGACAGATCTGATTCAAAATTAATACAAACAGCTGAAAAAGGTAGTTTGAAGGATCTGAAAATCGCTTTAAATGATTCCGGAGTCAAGATTAACGAAGTAGGTCAACTATCCGGCATGACAGCATTGATGTATGCTAGTAGAAATGGTAATAAAGATATGGTTGCATTGCTTCTTAATAAGGGCGCTTGTCCTCATGTTAGAAGTCGCTGGGGTGATAATACAGCTTTAAGAGAAGCCGTAAAAGGAAACCATAAAAAAATTGTAAAACTACTACTTGATACACCTTCTAAAAATAGTGATCTACTTAGGCTTAGCCTTGGATATGCTTTGATAGAAGCCGCTAAAAATGGCTATCAAGATATAGTAGAGTTGCTTCTTGCTAATGGCGCCGATCCTAACGTTAAAGGTGATCCTGACGCCCAGAGTTGCATAACATCCACTACGGCTTTGATAGAAGCTTCTGGCCAAGGCCATACAAACATTGTCAAGCTGCTTCTTTCTAAAGGTGCCAATCCTAATATTGAAACGAGTGCAACATCCACTACCGCTTTACACCAAGCCTCTAGCCAAGGCCATACAGATATCGTCAAATTACTTCTTGCCAATAATGCTGATCCTAACATTAGAAATATATGGGGCGCTACAGCTTTGGAACTTGCTAAACGTGAAAAACATAAAAAAATTATTGCACTGTTTAAAGGATCTACCGTAGCTTTAGACGATGCACTCATGAGTGCCATAGTAAATGGCGATGCCAAAGCTGTTAAAGCTCATATTGATGCGGGCGCTAACGTTAATACTAGGGATGGGAATAATAATCCTGCTCTTAATAAAGCTGCGGAAAAAGGCTATACCGAAATTGTTCGTATTCTCATAGATGCAGGCGCAGATGTTAACGCTACGGACGCGTTCGGTTTAACAGCACTCTTTTTTGCTATAGACAAAGGCTATGTTGAAACTGTAAAAATTCTTATGGCTAAAGGCACGGCTCAAGACAGCAAGGGCTTGGAAGATGCTTTTATGAGTACTGTATACAGAGGTAATGCTGAATTGGTGGAAGCCCTTCTAAATGAGAGGGCTAGTAGTATGCGCAAAGATACTCTAGAAACAGCCTGTATGATGACCAGAGACAAACGAATTATTAATGCTATTAAAGAAGTTCTACAATAA
- the mgtE gene encoding magnesium transporter, translating into MLKITEIINQIVDNISSILKEDSPLGKDLWRTLTQQHPADIAMIISKLDDDKQIKLCKKLPRDLQGVVFEKIPSTLQAELLIKFNTDEAAFIMKGLHADDLIDLFEHLSDHDLIKYLKLLQTKQRSQLISLLNFPPNSAGSHMHSDVITLQENFTVKKSIALLQRMELQTELFERIYVTNKNNILIGYITLEQLVLNKPETPLSEIIHLNELQVYAYEDQEEIASQMRHYDLLYVPVVDEKNHFLGVITGDDVFDIIEEEGEEDLYKISGLSPAKDGYFATPVTTLIRQRSAWLVLLLIFQSCSSFILSQYQDLLNKYGMIAVFLTMLIGTGGNAGNQSATLVIRGFSTREMNRRNTLQVLRREFGMSLVIASLLVFVSFGRVYWAYNNLLGALTVSFSLFLIVITSMTLGTLIPILLERFDFDPAHSAAPFLATLMDVLGVLIYCFICSKILQ; encoded by the coding sequence ATGTTAAAAATTACTGAAATTATTAATCAAATTGTCGATAATATTTCAAGCATCCTCAAAGAGGATAGTCCTCTAGGCAAGGACCTCTGGAGAACGCTGACCCAGCAACACCCTGCTGATATTGCCATGATCATCAGCAAGCTGGACGACGACAAGCAAATCAAACTTTGCAAAAAATTACCCCGTGATTTACAGGGGGTAGTTTTTGAAAAAATTCCTTCTACGCTGCAGGCAGAATTACTAATAAAATTTAATACTGACGAAGCAGCCTTTATCATGAAAGGCCTTCATGCCGATGATTTGATCGACCTTTTTGAACATTTATCAGATCACGATTTAATCAAATACCTCAAGCTACTGCAGACCAAACAGCGTAGCCAGCTTATTTCGCTTCTGAACTTCCCCCCAAATTCCGCCGGCTCTCACATGCACAGTGACGTCATCACGTTACAGGAAAATTTTACTGTTAAAAAAAGTATCGCTTTGCTTCAACGTATGGAGCTACAAACAGAGCTTTTTGAGCGAATTTATGTAACCAACAAAAATAATATTTTGATTGGCTATATCACCCTTGAACAACTTGTTTTAAATAAACCAGAAACCCCCCTTTCAGAAATTATCCATCTCAACGAGCTTCAGGTGTATGCTTACGAAGACCAAGAAGAAATTGCAAGCCAAATGCGCCACTATGATTTGCTGTATGTACCTGTAGTAGACGAAAAAAATCATTTCTTAGGTGTCATAACCGGGGACGATGTTTTTGACATTATCGAAGAAGAAGGCGAAGAAGATTTATATAAAATATCTGGGCTTTCTCCCGCAAAGGACGGTTATTTTGCTACACCTGTTACAACTTTAATCAGACAACGTAGCGCTTGGCTCGTGCTACTCCTAATATTCCAAAGCTGCTCAAGTTTCATTCTCTCACAATACCAAGACCTACTTAACAAATATGGCATGATAGCGGTATTTCTAACTATGCTCATTGGTACTGGTGGAAATGCTGGCAACCAATCCGCAACATTAGTCATTCGTGGTTTTAGCACACGCGAAATGAATCGACGCAATACATTACAAGTGCTGCGACGTGAGTTTGGCATGTCTTTAGTTATTGCCTCACTTCTTGTATTTGTAAGCTTTGGCCGTGTTTATTGGGCATACAACAATCTATTAGGCGCTTTAACTGTTAGTTTCTCTTTATTCCTTATTGTCATCACATCAATGACCCTAGGGACCCTAATACCTATCCTACTTGAACGTTTCGATTTTGACCCAGCCCACTCTGCTGCACCTTTTTTAGCAACCCTTATGGACGTACTTGGTGTGCTAATTTACTGCTTTATTTGCAGTAAAATACTACAATAG
- a CDS encoding 30S ribosomal protein S1 — translation MLKNKNIMYQTLLMQELVDNELNLSNDKKAELDQLYEDFGQKFQVGKIITGKVLSKEGNGVTVSIDYKSDGLIPSYEFSDYEIKKLGIGNDIEVILDRLEDESGSVVLSYQKAKSLKAWEKIATLANNDEPVRGIVTHKVKGGLSVDIGIPAFLPGSQVDTQRVTDFDQFVGQEVVCKILKINKKRGNVIISRRKYLEEQRFEDRKKALECIKEGEIVQGIVKNITSYGVFVDVGGIDGLLHITDMSWGRISHPTELVKIGDNISVKVISFDKQNEKISLGMKQLTPNPWENVAQKYPIGNKVKGRISSVTDYGLFVEVEKGVEGLVHISEISWTERIANLSKYYNVGDEIEALVVALDKDNRRMSLSIKQMKEDPWKAISEQFKVGDSIEGKITNITDFGLFVQLAEGVDGLVHISDISWTDHVSHPSDRYKKGDTVKATILAIDSENRKVSLGIKQLEQNPWTQVAQDYKVGDMIEGTVSKITNFGAFVKLEPSGIEGLAHISELADKEIAKVEDILKVGQKATFRIIKVSPEERKLGLSLKEPKAQQRTSEGEQVAQESEIVAKPKQTRAPKDDVKKTAAAKTTAREGVRGTLQQALEEHAAKMKDDVPADSEKKDEE, via the coding sequence ATGTTGAAAAACAAAAACATCATGTATCAAACACTGCTCATGCAAGAGCTGGTGGACAATGAACTCAACCTCAGCAATGACAAAAAAGCTGAACTCGACCAACTCTATGAAGATTTTGGTCAAAAATTTCAAGTAGGAAAAATCATCACAGGTAAGGTACTATCCAAAGAAGGTAACGGTGTTACCGTTAGTATCGATTACAAATCTGATGGCTTAATTCCCTCATACGAGTTTTCTGACTACGAGATCAAAAAACTTGGTATTGGTAACGATATTGAAGTTATTTTGGATCGCCTTGAAGACGAAAGTGGCTCTGTTGTCCTTTCGTACCAGAAAGCAAAATCACTCAAAGCTTGGGAAAAAATTGCAACACTTGCAAACAACGATGAACCAGTTCGTGGCATCGTTACACATAAGGTTAAAGGCGGTTTAAGTGTCGACATTGGCATCCCAGCATTTTTGCCTGGCTCACAAGTTGACACACAACGCGTAACTGACTTTGATCAGTTTGTTGGTCAAGAAGTTGTATGCAAAATCCTAAAAATCAACAAGAAACGTGGCAACGTTATAATTTCACGCAGAAAGTATCTTGAAGAGCAACGCTTTGAAGATCGCAAGAAAGCACTCGAGTGCATTAAAGAAGGTGAGATTGTACAAGGTATTGTTAAAAACATTACCAGCTACGGTGTATTTGTTGACGTTGGAGGAATCGATGGCTTGCTGCATATCACCGACATGTCGTGGGGCCGCATCTCTCACCCAACCGAACTTGTTAAAATTGGCGACAACATCAGTGTCAAAGTCATTTCATTTGATAAGCAGAATGAAAAGATTTCACTAGGTATGAAGCAACTAACCCCAAATCCTTGGGAAAATGTTGCCCAGAAGTATCCGATCGGCAATAAAGTTAAAGGTCGCATTTCAAGCGTCACTGACTACGGCTTGTTTGTTGAAGTTGAAAAAGGTGTTGAAGGCCTCGTTCACATTTCAGAAATATCATGGACTGAGCGCATTGCAAACTTATCTAAGTATTACAACGTTGGTGATGAAATAGAAGCACTCGTTGTAGCTCTAGACAAGGATAATCGCAGAATGTCACTCAGCATCAAGCAAATGAAAGAAGATCCTTGGAAAGCGATTAGTGAGCAATTCAAAGTTGGCGATAGCATTGAAGGTAAAATTACCAACATTACAGACTTTGGCTTGTTCGTACAGCTTGCAGAGGGTGTTGATGGCCTTGTACATATTTCAGATATTTCATGGACTGATCACGTTTCACATCCAAGCGATCGCTACAAAAAGGGCGACACAGTAAAAGCAACCATCTTAGCTATTGACTCTGAAAATCGTAAAGTCTCGTTGGGCATCAAGCAACTTGAGCAAAATCCATGGACACAGGTTGCCCAAGACTATAAAGTTGGCGATATGATTGAAGGTACCGTTTCTAAAATTACTAACTTCGGCGCTTTTGTAAAACTTGAGCCAAGCGGCATAGAAGGCCTTGCACACATCTCAGAACTTGCAGATAAAGAAATTGCAAAAGTAGAAGACATTCTTAAAGTTGGACAAAAAGCAACATTTAGAATCATCAAAGTCAGCCCTGAAGAACGCAAGCTTGGTCTCAGCCTTAAAGAGCCTAAAGCTCAACAACGCACATCAGAAGGTGAGCAGGTAGCTCAAGAGAGCGAAATCGTTGCTAAGCCTAAACAGACAAGAGCTCCAAAGGATGACGTCAAAAAAACTGCAGCTGCAAAAACAACTGCTCGTGAAGGTGTACGTGGCACATTGCAACAAGCACTCGAAGAACATGCTGCAAAGATGAAAGACGACGTCCCAGCTGATTCTGAAAAGAAAGACGAAGAATAA
- a CDS encoding beta-lactamase family protein: MKNKLLLILFAVIQTTSAFNNKKIAEYLQNKKDFSGAILISHKNSVIFKQYYGFENRELKIANNSKTQFPIASNTKIFTATAIMLLQDKKLLQVTDNISKYIPEAHNFTSVTIHHLLTHTSGIPCYYKKWADICSCKNLDNIIRQISTWQQEFIPGSSYQYSNTNYLLLAHIIEKVSGLPYYDFLMKNMFHPLNMHNTNSVSTDDITKIARGYISNNNNITKSPLITSPLTLIGNGDLCVSLDDLHIWLKALFSSKIITKPSLDILAAKQTALSQHSTRAHGYGCFIDKKDNKTVVEHTGALIGFLSKFMVFPDDDIMIIILTNVENLEIFSEIEKQIPNMLFSDGE, encoded by the coding sequence GTGAAGAATAAACTATTACTCATTCTTTTCGCTGTTATTCAAACAACCTCAGCATTCAATAACAAAAAGATAGCTGAATATTTGCAAAACAAAAAAGATTTCAGCGGAGCAATACTTATCTCGCATAAAAATTCAGTTATTTTCAAGCAATATTACGGATTTGAAAATCGAGAGCTTAAAATAGCCAACAACAGCAAAACACAATTTCCCATAGCATCTAATACCAAAATTTTCACAGCAACCGCTATTATGCTTTTGCAAGATAAAAAATTATTGCAAGTAACCGATAACATAAGCAAATACATTCCTGAAGCTCATAATTTTACATCTGTAACTATACACCATTTATTAACGCATACTTCTGGCATACCCTGTTATTATAAAAAATGGGCTGATATTTGCTCCTGTAAAAATTTAGACAACATAATTAGGCAAATAAGCACATGGCAACAAGAATTTATACCGGGCTCATCATATCAATACTCAAACACCAATTACTTATTGCTAGCTCATATTATTGAAAAAGTTTCTGGACTGCCATACTATGATTTTTTGATGAAAAATATGTTTCATCCATTGAATATGCACAACACTAACAGCGTCAGCACTGATGACATTACCAAAATAGCTCGTGGATACATCTCAAACAACAATAATATTACTAAATCACCCCTGATCACAAGCCCACTAACGTTAATCGGCAATGGGGACTTATGCGTCAGTTTAGATGACCTGCACATTTGGCTAAAAGCACTCTTCTCATCAAAGATTATCACCAAACCGAGTCTTGATATTTTAGCAGCAAAACAAACAGCACTCAGTCAACACAGTACCCGTGCTCATGGTTATGGCTGTTTTATTGATAAAAAAGACAATAAAACGGTTGTTGAACATACAGGGGCTTTAATTGGATTTTTATCAAAGTTCATGGTTTTCCCTGATGATGATATCATGATCATCATTTTGACAAATGTAGAAAATTTAGAAATATTTTCTGAAATTGAAAAACAGATTCCTAATATGCTTTTTTCTGATGGTGAATAA
- a CDS encoding DUF2177 family protein, translated as MRMTFLYAGIRFLALCCVAATVELVWIGVVASDFYKTNYGPLMRPATQMGALHWFAAVAVWVLVVSGQLVFLLPYLKRCSWITSCMYGLFWGLITYGIYACTNFAVMAHSNISLLTVDIVWGCMFNLGLALLIKYLY; from the coding sequence ATGAGAATGACGTTTCTTTATGCTGGTATCAGATTTTTAGCGCTTTGTTGTGTTGCAGCGACCGTTGAGCTGGTTTGGATTGGTGTTGTTGCTAGCGATTTTTATAAAACAAATTATGGGCCGTTAATGCGTCCAGCTACCCAGATGGGGGCGCTTCATTGGTTTGCAGCCGTGGCTGTTTGGGTGCTGGTAGTTTCTGGTCAGCTTGTCTTTTTGCTTCCATATCTGAAGAGATGTTCCTGGATTACTTCGTGCATGTATGGACTATTTTGGGGATTGATCACGTATGGGATTTATGCATGTACAAATTTTGCGGTTATGGCCCACTCAAACATTTCATTATTAACAGTAGATATTGTCTGGGGATGTATGTTTAATCTGGGACTTGCGTTGTTGATAAAATATCTATATTGA
- the ndk gene encoding nucleoside-diphosphate kinase, which translates to MENTLAIIKPDAVKAKNTGKIIDRIEQEGFNIIEMKKMHLQRKDAEAFYAVHKDRGFFGELVDFMSSGPIVVMALEKENAIAAWRDLMGATDPAKAADNTIRKLFGANVGENATHGSDAPDTAREELNFFFPNLS; encoded by the coding sequence ATGGAAAATACACTTGCAATTATTAAGCCTGATGCGGTTAAAGCTAAAAATACTGGCAAAATCATCGACCGTATAGAACAAGAGGGCTTTAACATTATCGAAATGAAAAAAATGCATCTGCAACGTAAAGACGCTGAAGCATTTTATGCGGTGCACAAAGATCGCGGTTTTTTTGGTGAACTGGTTGATTTTATGTCATCAGGTCCAATTGTAGTCATGGCTCTTGAAAAAGAAAATGCTATCGCCGCGTGGAGAGACTTGATGGGGGCTACTGATCCTGCAAAGGCCGCTGACAATACAATTCGTAAGTTGTTTGGCGCCAATGTTGGCGAAAATGCAACACACGGCTCAGACGCACCAGATACAGCAAGAGAAGAACTCAATTTCTTCTTTCCTAATCTTAGCTAA
- a CDS encoding superoxide dismutase, whose translation MCGGCPVKKCWTKWSCKTCFKKQHFSDYKYPYSLPQLDYAYDTLEPHLDAPTMELHHTKHHQAYVSNLNKALEPHTEYHGKTLEELLSSLGGMPEELASKVRDHGGGHFNHSLFWKVMSPNGGGQPSGELASKIDKDLGSFDALKESFNKAAQSRFGSGWAWLCVDSNGKLVVSSTGNQDATFEDGLFPIMGLDVWEHAYYLKYQNKRPDYITAWWSVIDWKQVEKNYELAKEACGCK comes from the coding sequence ATGTGTGGTGGTTGTCCTGTCAAAAAATGTTGGACCAAATGGTCTTGCAAGACGTGCTTTAAAAAACAGCACTTTTCAGATTATAAATATCCATATAGTCTTCCACAGCTTGATTACGCGTATGACACACTTGAGCCTCACCTTGATGCACCAACCATGGAGTTGCATCATACAAAGCATCATCAGGCTTATGTTAGTAATTTGAATAAAGCACTTGAGCCTCACACTGAGTATCATGGTAAGACACTTGAAGAATTGCTGAGTTCACTTGGCGGCATGCCTGAAGAGCTTGCAAGTAAAGTGCGTGATCATGGTGGCGGACATTTTAATCACTCCCTCTTTTGGAAAGTAATGAGTCCCAATGGAGGTGGGCAGCCATCTGGCGAACTTGCGAGCAAAATTGACAAGGATCTTGGTTCATTTGATGCTCTCAAAGAATCATTTAATAAAGCTGCACAAAGTAGATTTGGTAGTGGTTGGGCATGGCTATGTGTAGACAGCAATGGTAAGCTAGTGGTCAGCTCGACGGGAAATCAAGATGCGACGTTTGAGGATGGACTTTTTCCAATAATGGGACTAGATGTTTGGGAGCACGCCTATTACCTCAAATATCAAAACAAGCGTCCTGATTATATCACCGCATGGTGGAGTGTTATTGACTGGAAACAGGTTGAAAAAAATTATGAACTTGCAAAAGAAGCGTGTGGTTGTAAGTAG
- a CDS encoding RluA family pseudouridine synthase: MFIFSYGEVVMINGAQKTPSFIICDQEQDSGLRLDKFLLGKFPDHSRSYLQDLIKEGCVSVNKRIVSKTGTTIRLNDHVTIEFRYWQPNSEPADVKFEIIDEQPDFIVVNKPAGLLVHQARSSKDEVSLVNGLLARYKEFSDFDDPARPGIVHRLDRETSGLLLVARHRKAQTDLAAMFKDRAMNKTYVTLVHGNPPQEGKIDYPIGRNPMQPQRMSHMGFASKPALTYYRVLEYFQDFALVEAKIVTGRTHQIRVHMTALGHSIVGDGLYGSKSKLIARQALHAQTLEFEYGGKKYHYTCPLPRDFQALLGRMKKI, from the coding sequence ATGTTTATCTTTAGTTATGGTGAAGTAGTTATGATTAATGGTGCTCAGAAAACACCAAGTTTCATTATTTGTGATCAAGAGCAAGATTCTGGACTTCGTCTGGATAAGTTTTTGCTTGGTAAATTTCCCGACCACTCACGTTCTTATTTGCAAGATTTGATTAAAGAAGGATGCGTTAGTGTCAACAAAAGGATTGTCAGCAAGACGGGTACAACCATCCGACTAAATGATCACGTCACTATTGAGTTTCGTTACTGGCAGCCAAACTCTGAGCCAGCAGACGTTAAATTTGAAATTATTGATGAGCAGCCAGACTTTATCGTGGTTAACAAACCTGCGGGGCTTCTTGTTCACCAAGCTCGAAGTAGCAAAGATGAGGTTTCTTTAGTTAATGGTTTGCTTGCGCGGTACAAGGAATTTAGTGACTTTGATGATCCTGCTCGTCCTGGGATTGTGCATCGCCTTGACAGAGAGACGTCCGGGCTTTTGCTGGTTGCACGTCACCGCAAAGCTCAAACTGACTTGGCAGCCATGTTTAAAGACCGTGCCATGAATAAGACATATGTCACGCTTGTTCACGGAAATCCTCCTCAAGAAGGTAAAATTGATTATCCGATTGGTAGAAATCCAATGCAACCGCAACGTATGTCACATATGGGTTTTGCAAGCAAGCCTGCGTTAACGTACTACAGGGTTCTTGAATATTTTCAAGATTTTGCTTTAGTAGAGGCAAAAATTGTAACTGGTCGGACCCATCAAATTCGTGTTCACATGACTGCGCTGGGACATAGCATCGTAGGTGATGGGCTATACGGTAGCAAATCAAAACTTATTGCTCGTCAGGCATTGCATGCTCAAACGCTTGAGTTTGAATATGGTGGTAAGAAATATCATTATACCTGTCCATTACCACGTGACTTTCAGGCGTTGCTTGGCCGAATGAAAAAAATCTAG